The Nitrospinaceae bacterium genome window below encodes:
- the lexA gene encoding LexA repressor, producing MHLTKRQQEIYQYLKDHISRKGYAPSIMEIGKQFNLNSPATVHKHLTHLEDKGLIRKQHNLSRAIEITEEAESALSREYVLLGHIVAGKPIEVLENREVVALMPDAADKDVFVLRVKGDSMIEDHIRDGDYVIAERREWAENGETVVALLDNEKATLKRFYREKGQVRLQPANLEMEPIIVKEGDFKIQGVVIGVMRKFK from the coding sequence ATGCATCTGACCAAACGTCAGCAAGAGATCTACCAATACCTGAAAGATCACATCAGCAGGAAGGGGTACGCGCCGAGCATCATGGAAATTGGCAAACAGTTCAACCTCAACTCTCCGGCGACGGTGCACAAACATCTAACCCACCTGGAAGACAAGGGTTTGATCCGAAAACAACACAACCTGAGCCGCGCCATCGAAATCACCGAGGAGGCGGAGAGCGCCTTATCCCGGGAATACGTTTTACTGGGCCATATTGTGGCGGGAAAGCCGATCGAGGTTCTGGAAAACCGCGAGGTGGTTGCCCTCATGCCCGATGCGGCAGATAAAGATGTCTTCGTGCTTCGTGTCAAAGGCGATTCGATGATCGAGGATCATATCCGTGATGGCGATTACGTCATTGCCGAGCGCCGGGAGTGGGCGGAAAACGGGGAAACGGTGGTGGCGTTACTGGACAACGAAAAAGCGACCTTGAAACGGTTTTACCGGGAAAAGGGTCAGGTCCGTTTGCAGCCGGCCAACCTGGAGATGGAACCGATCATCGTTAAAGAGGGTGATTTTAAAATCCAGGGTGTGGTGATCGGGGTGATGCGGAAATTCAAGTGA
- the mdh gene encoding malate dehydrogenase yields the protein MNSSRRKITVVGAGQVGTTVAQLCAYNNLGNVVLIDIADGIPQGKALDLQESGCLQVFDSLIVGTNDYKDTAESDIVVITAGLPRKPGQSREELLAINAKIVKSVTEQIMKYSRNPIIILVSNPLDAMVYLAKKVSGLPRTQIVGMAGVLDSARLRTFVSLELDCSLVDVDAMVLGGHGDSMVPLPRYTTVSGIPITELMTQEQIDRLVERTRKGGAEIVGLLKKGSAFLAPGASVAKMIEAILHDKKRILPCTAYLEGEYGWSNIFFGVPVKMGIHGMEKIIELKLTDEETAALNNSAEEVKKTCDEVDALLKECDS from the coding sequence ATGAATTCCTCGCGGAGAAAAATCACGGTGGTCGGAGCCGGACAGGTGGGCACCACCGTTGCCCAGCTGTGTGCATACAATAATCTTGGCAATGTCGTGCTCATTGATATCGCGGATGGTATTCCGCAGGGGAAAGCTTTGGACCTTCAGGAGTCGGGTTGTCTCCAGGTTTTCGACAGTCTCATCGTCGGCACCAACGATTATAAGGACACCGCGGAATCCGACATTGTGGTCATCACCGCCGGTCTTCCCAGGAAACCGGGGCAGAGCCGGGAGGAGCTTCTTGCGATAAATGCCAAAATCGTCAAGTCCGTGACGGAACAGATCATGAAGTATTCCCGGAACCCGATCATCATCCTGGTTTCCAATCCGCTGGATGCCATGGTTTATCTGGCCAAAAAAGTATCCGGCCTTCCCAGAACTCAAATTGTGGGGATGGCCGGGGTGCTGGATTCCGCCCGGCTCAGAACGTTTGTGTCTCTGGAGTTAGATTGCTCCCTGGTCGATGTGGACGCCATGGTGTTGGGTGGACATGGAGATTCGATGGTGCCTCTTCCCCGGTACACGACGGTTTCGGGGATTCCCATCACCGAACTCATGACTCAGGAGCAAATTGACCGGCTTGTGGAGCGGACACGTAAAGGCGGGGCGGAAATTGTGGGACTATTGAAAAAGGGCAGTGCCTTTCTGGCTCCCGGTGCGTCTGTGGCAAAAATGATTGAAGCGATTTTGCACGATAAAAAGAGAATCCTCCCCTGCACGGCTTATCTCGAAGGCGAATACGGGTGGAGCAATATCTTTTTCGGGGTCCCCGTCAAAATGGGGATCCACGGGATGGAAAAAATCATCGAACTGAAACTCACCGATGAAGAAACCGCCGCGTTGAACAACTCCGCGGAAGAAGTCAAAAAAACCTGCGACGAAGTGGACGCGTTGCTTAAAGAATGCGATTCCTGA
- the osmC gene encoding redox protein OsmC, which yields MSEHRVRVNWINDSEAFVYDSFNRDHLLTFENGAEIKASSAPSFKGNPDCVDPEEALVGALSSCHMLTFLAISAKKRLNVKSYDDDAVGFLEKNADGKLAVTRAILRPKVVWRGDKTPTSEEIDAIHQKAHGACFIANSILTEVTIESR from the coding sequence ATGTCGGAACATCGAGTGCGAGTGAATTGGATTAATGATTCGGAAGCGTTTGTTTATGATTCTTTCAATCGGGATCACTTATTGACTTTCGAAAACGGAGCCGAGATCAAGGCGTCTTCAGCGCCTTCTTTTAAGGGCAATCCCGATTGCGTCGATCCTGAGGAAGCGCTGGTCGGGGCCTTATCCAGTTGTCACATGCTCACTTTCCTGGCCATTTCCGCGAAGAAGCGCTTGAACGTTAAAAGTTACGATGACGATGCGGTGGGATTTCTGGAAAAAAATGCGGACGGCAAGCTGGCGGTCACGCGTGCGATCCTGCGGCCGAAAGTGGTGTGGAGAGGGGATAAAACGCCCACCAGCGAAGAAATAGATGCGATTCATCAAAAGGCGCACGGCGCGTGCTTTATTGCCAATTCCATACTCACGGAAGTCACGATCGAATCGCGCTGA
- a CDS encoding isocitrate dehydrogenase, NADP-dependent — protein sequence MANTEQPDIIYTKVDEAPELASGSFLPIIQSFSQVAGVKVGTKDISLAGRIIAQFPDRLPKDKQQPDDLALLGEMVMKPEANVIKLPNISASIPQIKGAIEELQAQGYDLPDYPEDPKNKEEEEIKAKYDKVKGSAVNPVLRQGNSDRRAAVSVKNYAKSNPHKMGKWSKDSKTNVAHMKGDDFFSNEKSTTITDKSAGKGKIEFVGADGSTTVLKDKLTFDAGDVVDATVMRKAALRKFIKESIAEAKKQGVLFSLHMKATMMKVSDPIIFGHCVTVFFEDVFTKHADTFKELGVNANNGLGDVYAKIKSLPEAKQKEIEADIQTCIKNGPELAMVDSDKGITGLHVPSDIIIDASMAAAIRTSGKMWGPDGKEHDTLALIPDNSYAGIYQSAIDFCRDNGEFDPTTMGTVPNVGLMAQKAEEYGSHDKTFEAPGKGSIRVVDGAGQTLHEHDVEEGDIFRSCAVKDIPIQDWVKLAVSRARLSETPVVFWLNKDRAHDAQLIEKLNRYLKDHDTSGLDIQTMAPVDAMKHALQRAKEGKDTISATGNVLRDYLTDLFPILELGTSAKMLSIVPLIQGGGLFETGAGGSAPKHVQQFVKEGHLRWESLGEFLALSESLAHLSRTTNNAKAQVLAETLDRAAGKLMENKKSPGREVGELDNAGTHVYLTLYWAQELAAQNDDQDLKKRFTPVAKELEAKLDTILKELTAAKGKPVDIGGYYRPDPEKVRAGMRPSATFNGILDSLAG from the coding sequence ATGGCAAATACAGAACAACCAGACATTATTTACACAAAAGTCGATGAAGCTCCCGAACTTGCGAGCGGATCTTTTCTTCCCATCATTCAATCTTTTTCCCAGGTCGCAGGCGTTAAGGTCGGCACGAAAGATATTTCGCTGGCGGGCCGAATCATTGCGCAGTTTCCTGACAGGCTTCCCAAAGATAAACAGCAACCGGACGATCTGGCTTTGCTGGGTGAAATGGTGATGAAGCCGGAAGCCAATGTCATCAAATTGCCCAACATCAGTGCCTCCATCCCGCAGATCAAAGGCGCGATCGAGGAATTGCAAGCTCAAGGTTATGACCTTCCCGATTATCCTGAAGATCCCAAAAATAAGGAAGAAGAGGAAATCAAAGCCAAGTACGACAAAGTAAAAGGCAGTGCCGTCAACCCGGTTTTGCGGCAGGGAAACTCCGATCGCCGGGCGGCGGTTTCGGTCAAGAATTATGCCAAGAGCAATCCCCATAAAATGGGGAAATGGTCGAAGGATTCTAAAACCAATGTGGCCCACATGAAGGGAGATGATTTCTTCTCCAATGAAAAGTCCACGACCATCACCGACAAGTCGGCGGGCAAAGGCAAAATCGAATTTGTCGGCGCCGATGGAAGCACCACGGTTTTAAAGGACAAATTGACGTTTGACGCAGGCGATGTGGTTGACGCCACGGTGATGCGCAAAGCGGCTTTACGAAAATTCATCAAGGAATCGATCGCGGAAGCAAAAAAACAGGGAGTTTTGTTTTCTTTGCACATGAAAGCCACGATGATGAAAGTTTCCGACCCTATCATTTTTGGCCATTGCGTCACTGTTTTCTTTGAGGACGTATTTACAAAGCATGCGGATACTTTCAAGGAATTGGGAGTCAACGCCAATAACGGTCTGGGCGATGTGTACGCGAAGATCAAAAGTTTGCCGGAAGCCAAACAAAAAGAGATCGAAGCGGACATTCAGACCTGCATCAAAAATGGGCCCGAACTGGCTATGGTGGATTCGGACAAAGGCATTACCGGGTTGCATGTTCCAAGTGACATCATCATCGATGCTTCGATGGCGGCCGCCATTCGAACCTCAGGAAAAATGTGGGGTCCTGATGGTAAGGAACACGACACACTGGCCCTTATTCCGGACAACAGCTACGCGGGAATTTATCAGTCGGCGATCGATTTTTGCCGGGACAACGGCGAATTCGATCCGACCACGATGGGAACGGTTCCCAACGTTGGTCTCATGGCTCAAAAAGCGGAGGAATATGGGTCGCATGACAAGACCTTCGAAGCCCCCGGAAAAGGCTCCATCCGGGTGGTCGACGGCGCCGGTCAAACCCTGCACGAGCACGATGTGGAAGAAGGCGATATTTTCCGCAGTTGTGCGGTGAAAGACATTCCCATTCAGGACTGGGTCAAGCTGGCGGTCAGCAGAGCCCGCTTGTCCGAAACGCCGGTGGTTTTCTGGTTGAATAAAGACCGGGCGCACGATGCCCAGCTCATTGAAAAACTCAACCGCTATTTGAAGGATCACGATACGAGCGGTCTGGACATTCAAACCATGGCTCCTGTCGATGCCATGAAACATGCCCTGCAGCGGGCAAAAGAAGGCAAAGACACCATCTCCGCAACTGGAAATGTTCTCAGGGATTATCTGACTGACCTGTTCCCGATTTTAGAACTGGGTACCAGCGCAAAAATGCTTTCCATCGTTCCGCTGATTCAAGGTGGCGGTCTTTTTGAGACCGGTGCGGGAGGTTCGGCGCCTAAACACGTTCAGCAGTTTGTTAAGGAAGGGCATTTGAGATGGGAGTCGCTGGGTGAGTTTCTGGCTCTTTCGGAGTCCTTGGCGCATTTGAGCAGAACGACCAACAATGCCAAAGCGCAGGTGCTGGCTGAGACGCTGGACCGGGCCGCCGGCAAGTTGATGGAAAATAAAAAATCGCCGGGTCGTGAGGTGGGTGAGTTGGACAACGCCGGAACTCATGTTTACCTGACACTTTACTGGGCGCAGGAATTGGCGGCGCAAAATGACGATCAGGATCTTAAAAAACGTTTCACTCCTGTGGCGAAGGAACTTGAGGCTAAACTGGATACGATCCTCAAAGAGCTGACTGCCGCGAAAGGCAAGCCGGTCGATATCGGCGGTTATTATCGTCCCGACCCGGAAAAGGTCAGAGCTGGTATGCGTCCGAGCGCCACTTTCAACGGCATATTGGACAGCTTGGCGGGTTGA